DNA sequence from the Chitinophaga flava genome:
ATGCTGAGTATAACGAGATATGATATGTGTTTCATCTTTGATTTTTTTGTTGGAACAAATAATTACCAGCCCGAATTCTGGGTGAGGTTACCATTCTTTAACAGTTCATTGAACGGTATCGGCATATAGTACATATTGGGCGTAAATACACTGTTTTTAGGATCTACTACAATACGTTCGTATTTCCAGCCATTGCCTACCGGCGTGATCTTCATGCCGGTATAACGACGACCATTCAGCACATCGGGCCTCTCTGCAATCTTCCAACGGCGCAGGTCCCAATAACGTTTCATTTCATAACACAGCTCCACATATCTTTCATTACGGATCAGGGTACGCATGGAATCCTGCTGTATGTCAGTTCCCAGCGGAACATTAATACCGGCACGGGCACGTAGTTCGTTAAGCGCACCCAGTACGGAGTTATCAGGCCCGGAAGCTTCATTCCTTGCTTCTGCATAACTAAGTAATATCTCTGCATACCTTATTTCAATCCAGTTCTGGTCGCTGCCTTTTCCGGAGCTGTACCCCTTGTTGGTTTCATCCACTCCTTTACGCTGATAATAACCGGTGGTAGTACAGAAACTAAAGCCCAGACCATTCAGACTGTCTTTGATATGTGTATACTGCGTTCTGCCGCAATATTCGGAGCCGTTATACACAATGGTGGCATAAAATCTTTTATCTCTGCCGGTATAGGGATCGTTGGGATCATAACCGGAACCCGCCTGAAAAATACTTTTACCATTGGCCATCGGGAACGCATCTACGAGCTCCTGCAAAGGGCAACGTTTAGGACCTATACCATTGGCAATAGACAGCGGTTTGGCCTGCGCATCCCAGCCATGTTCCTTATCGGGTTTGCTGTACTGTACTTCAAAGATTACTTCCTGGTTGCTTTTGTCCAGCATGATCCGGCGCACATCAGGATACAACGAATAGGCTTTCAGGTCTATTACATCCTGTGCCGCCTTAGCCGCAGCTTCCCACCTGGTTTTATCATTGGTGGTATTATAAAGCTGACTGGCGTAGAATAACAAAGCACGGGCTTTCAGAGCCATGGCAGCGCCTTTGGTAGCACGACCGCTGGCGGTCTTTCCCTTTTCCGGCAACAATGCAGCGGCCTCTTCACACTCCTTTACAATAAACTGATAACATTCATCTACTGTATTTCTTTTGACAGCCAGATCATCGGTCAACTTCTGCGGAGCAGTAATAATCGGTACACCGCCATATCGTTTTACCATGTCGAAATAAGTGATAGCCCGCAGAAATTTGGCTTCTCCCAGATACTGTTTCTTCAGGTCTTCACTGATAGTGGATTTCTGTTGTAATCCTTCTATGAACTCATTGGCTTTGCGTACATCATCATAAGCCCAGTAATCAAAATAGCCGGAGGAAGGTGTCCATACACCGGCCAGGATATTAAATGGATTGCCGGTACTGGCGCCTATCCTGGTTTCATCACAGATATTATCTACAATAGGCGGGTTGGCATTATCAAAGCCCGGCCTGTTGGCATAGATATTATTCAGGAAAAGCCTTACCAGATTAGGATCGGTCCAGATGGCTTCTTTGTCTACACTGTTGAGGTTCTCTTTTTCCAGCACATTGGAGCAGGAGAAAAATGCCAGTGTCAGCAGCAGGCATCCTGTTATATAAAGCGTCTGTTTCATTATGCTGTTATTAGAAGGTTAGATTTACACCGATGTTGTAGTTCTTTTGTTGAGGATAATAGTTTCCTTTACCTGCCGTGGATTCCGGATCGAACAGTTTGAACTGGTCGATGGTGAATACGTTCAGACCGGAAGCGTATATACGTAACCGTTCTATGCCACGCAACAGTTGTTTCGGAATGGTATAACCCAGTTCAAAGGATTTCAGGCGCACATACCCTGTTTTTTTCAACCAGAAATCTGAATCACGGTCGTTGTTGGAATTACGGTCGAGGTAAGCACGTGGATAGGCAGCACCGGGATTATCAGGTGTCCAGTAGTCCAGCAGGTAAGCGAAGCTGTTGGAGTTGCCACCATTATCAAACATATTGCGGCCGGTGCCGCTGAGCATCATGTTGCTTTTGAAGGCACCCTGAAAAAGCATGCCGAGGTCGAAGCCTTTCCAGTCTGCGCTGATATACAGGCCCAGTATAACCTTGGGCGTGGTGCCATCGTAGGAAAGAACGGTCATGTCGTAATCATCCACAATACCATCGCCGTTGAGGTCCAGGTATTTGATATCGCCCGGCTGCGCGGTGTTTTTGGCATATTGCACCGGCGAGTTGTATACCTCTTTGGCCGACTGGAACAAACCATCTGAGCGAAGGCCGTAAATGTAGTCGATAGGTTTGCCTTTACGTTTTCTATAGAATGGTGTATTGTCTCCTTCATCCAGCACAATCACGGTGTTGTGTGCATAAGAGCCATTGGCCTTGATGAAATAATTGAGTTTTCCGATGGTACCGCGGTGGTTCACGGATACTTCAAAACCGGTGTTATCTACTACAGCATAGTTTTCATCAGGCAGCTGGCGGCCGAAGGTGCCAGGCACGGAAGCGGTGCGCGGACGCAGGATATCAGAAGTACGTTTGTAGAAATAGTCAGCTTCAAATCCGAGCTTTCCTTTGAACAGCAAAGCTTCCAGACCGATATCTGTTGTCTTTGCTTTTTCCCAGGTGATGTTGAGATTGGGATAAGGACCATAGATAACTGACTGGTCTACCTTACCGTCGAATACAGCTGGTTTGTCGAAAGTATAGTAGTCATTATACTGGAAGTTGGGTACCCTGTCGTTGCCGAGTACGCCATAAGAAGCGCGCAGCTTCAGGTTATCCACAAAACGTAATGCATTGGAATTTTTAAAGAAGTTTTCCTCAGAAATGCGCCAGCCGGCGGATACCGCGGGAAACAAGCCATAGCGGCGTCCTTTCGGGAAGTTGGCTGAGCCATCATAACGGAAAGAAGCTTCCAGCAGATAACGCGCATCATAGTCATAACTAACCCTGCCTACATAACTTCTGCGGCCTGTTTCGGCGGCATATCCGTCGTTATTACGGTCGATGGCACCACCGGCACCCAGCTGGTCTACGAGGATGCTGGGATAGTTGGTACGGTAGGCGTTGAAGGTATCTGCCACGGAAGTAAATTGTTCGTACAGCAACAAACCGCTGAGGTTATGTCTTCCGAAGCTGCGTGCATAGTTAAGTGCCAGGTTTACAGTAGAACCACTGTTTTGTTCCATGGCTTGTGACAACTCTGTTTTAGTGAGATTCTTACCTACTGTTTTAGTGGAAATCACTTTACCGTTGGCATCGAGATCGTACATGGTGTACGGCACATCGAATTCTTTTCTGAAATTATTGTTTTTGTTGTAGTTGTATCTACCGGTAATATTCAGGCCTTTGGTGATGACATTCAGGTCTTGTTTGAAGCTGATGGTACCGAAGAAAGTGCTGAGGTCATTGCGCATATAACCTTTGCTGTTGATTTCTTCCACAGGATGTTCACCGGTAGTATTTTTCGGTGTGCCGTCGGGGTTATAGGCGTTGAAAACAGGTTTCTGGCGGATCACATGCCCGAAGATGGTGGCATCAGTAAATTCGGGACTGCGGTTTTTACCGATACGGCCATCGATGTCTACAGTAATGGTAAGGGTTTTGTTGATCCTTGCATCTACGTTGGAGCGGAAACTGTAACGGTTATACGAAATATTGTTATACATGCCGTCCTGGCTCAGGTAGCCGCCGGAGAAAAAGTATTTGATGTTTTCTGAGCCGCCATCGATGGTGAGATTGTGTTGTGTTTGCAGCGATGTTTTGCGGAAAGAGGCGGCATACCAGTCGGTACCTACTTTACCGCTCTGGAAGTCGGCCATTTGATCTGCTGTATAGAACAGCGGAGCGAACTGCGGTTTGCTGGGATCCTGGCCTGCATTGATACGGGCGGCATTGTTGGTTTGCGCGTATTCATAAGCCGACATCAGTTTAGGATAGCGGGTAGGTTGTTGTATGCCTGCATAACCGGAGTAGTTGAACTTCGGTTTACCGGTATGTCCGCGGCGGGTGGTTACCAATACAACTCCGTTGGCCGCACGGGCGCCGTATACGGCGGCTGCAGCGGCATCTTTGAGGATGGTCACACTTTCCACTTCGTTAGGGTCCAGCTGATCAAAAGGCCGTACTACACCGTCCACTACAATCAACGCATCATTGTTACCCCAGGTACTTTTACCACGGATAGAGATGCTGGAACCTGCACCGGGCTTACCGCTGGTATTCTGTGCAATCAGGCCAGGCATCAGACCTACCAGGGCATTGCTCAGGTTGGAGGTAGGAGCCTGTTTCAGTTCTTTGGTATTTACAGTGGCTACTGCGCCGGTGATACTTGTTTTTTTCTGGGTACCATAACCTACTACTACGACCTCATTCATATCGGTGGCTGCCAGCTCCATTTTGATGTGGACATTGTTCGCCGCTGCTACCGGCACTTCCTGTGTTATATACCCAATCAGTTTAAACACCAGGGTGCCGGTGTTATCAGCTATCTCCAGCTGATAGTGGCCGGTAGGATCGGTGAGCACACCTTTGGTACTGCCTTTCAGGATCACGGCTACGCCGGGTAAACCTTCTCCTTTGGCATCGGTGACGGTACCTTTTATGATATGGCCCGGCGGCACTGCTGTCAGGGGTTCTGGTCCTGGTGGCGAGGTGGCCGGCATACTTCCCGGTAGTGCCTCACCCGGTTTTAGCCTGGACAACACGATCATCCCGTTGGACATTTCATAACCGATACCTTCCGGTGTCAGCATTTTATTAAGCAACGATGCCAGCTTCCACTGGCGCCCTTCTATAGTCACCTGTTTGCTGGCGGGCACGATATTGCGGCTGTATACAAATTTCACCGGCACAATATGTTCGAGTGCTGTCAGCATATCTTCCAGGCTACTGCTTTGGGCAGACAGGTTCACGGTTTTGTCCAGTACCGATTGTCCTTTCGTGCTGCCGGCATAGGTCACTCCCGTCAATACAAGTGAAAGAAACAGTTGGCTTATAGTTATTTTCATAACCGGATGTAGTCTTAAAAGAAATTGTAAATGAAATTTCATAGTTTTAATTGTTTCATTTTCCTTTAAATGGGACAAAGCAAAAGCTGTTATCGCCTGTAAACAGGCGATTCAGTGTTAGCTCAGGAGTGCTGGTACCACTCCTGGGCTTTTTTTATGAGAAGGCTTTTTATTTTTTCATATCACGGGAATTTGCCTGGTTCTTTTCCAGTATGATGCTGTTTCCTTTGATCTCATAGTGGGCATCCAGCGACTTCTCCAGCATCTCCAGTATAGCAGCGAGGTGCATACCTGTAAAATCTGCTTTCAGGAAATAATGGGCCAGAGAAGTATCACTGACAGCGATATCTACTGCAAATCTTTCGTTGAGTGCCTGGATAATCGTGTATACTTCTACGTTATCAAAGTTCAGGTGACTACCTTCCCAGATACTGGGTGTAGTCAGTGAAAGACTGTCTCTGACGATACGGCTGCCATCATAGGTAATACGTTGTGCCGGTTGCAAAACGGCTGTCGTTTTTTCTGTTGCCGGATCTTCCACCGCCACTTTACCGGTAATAACGGTCACCTCTGTACGATTACCCTGCATCTTTACACTGAAGCTGGTGCCCAACACGCGTGTTGTCAGCTCTCCAGCTTCCACTGTAAAAGGCAGGGAAGACCGGGTGGCCACGTCGAAGAATACCTCTCCGGTCATGGATACACGACGATGTTTGCTGCCAAAATCATCGGCATACAACAAACGTGCGCCTGGCTTGAGCCATACAATGGTACCGTCAGACAACTGATACTGCCGGATGTTGGTGGATGTGTTGGAAATTGCCTGCATAGGAGGTTGACCAGCAGGAGTACCGCGATCTTTGGAAAACCAGTAGTAACCGGCTCCCCACAGTACGAGCACCACAGCGGCGGCTTGCAGTACACGGTACAATACTTTCAGGTGTTTTCCGGGTACGGACGGCTGGCCCGTTTGCTGCAAAACCTGGTCCAGCATCCGCTGCCCCAGGGCGGTCTGCTCTTCCGCCGACAGCTCCTGCAACGGATCTGCAGCTCCTTCAAAAGAGGCATACCATTGCTGTATCTGCAAGGCTTCTGCATCGGTACATTGCCCATCCAGGTATTTCCGGATCAGTTCTGGTGGTGGAATATTGATTTCTTTCATAACGTTTACAGGTACACGTACTATCATACATGCCCTTATAGAGATAGACAGGTAAGTAAGAAAGAACCCTGAGTGCTGACGAAAATATTTTTTTTAAGGAGAAAAAACAATTACAGAAAAAGGCTTACAAGGGCATCTTTCAACTGCCCTTTTAGTATCTTCAAAGCCTTTGTGAGATGGCTTTCTACTGTTTTCTCAGAGATCTGCATCCGTGCAGCAATCTCTCTGTTAGGAATATGTTGTTGCCGGCTCATCAGATATACTTCCCGGCATTTGGAGGGGAGTCTGGCTACCTGTCTGGCGAGCAATCCGGATAGGTCGTTGCTGTTGATAGCTTCTTCCATGGAATGATCTTGTTCGGTAGCGGTGGCTTTCAATTGTTCACGGTATCTTTTGCGTACATCTTCTTTTTCAAAATGATTCAGCACCTGATTGCGGATCGAAGTATACAGATAAGCCTGCAAGGATACATTAACCTGTAATAGCGAACGGTTCATCCACAAACCGGTGAACAGGTCCTGTATCATCTCTTCCGCCAGCTCTCTGGATTTCACCCGCCTAGAAGCAGCCGTATAAAGCCCCCGCCAATAACGCTGATAGATCTCTACAAAAGCAGCAGTACTTTCTTCCCTGAGAAGCGCTAACAACTCATCATCTGTATATCGCTCCATTTTCCCCATATTTCACTATTAAAATCCCGGTTGGTATGTTTTGGTTGTGCAAACAAAATAGGGAAAATTAGCAATTAATTCACCCCACACTTTTGGGGTATATCATTAACAACAGCCATCATGGCCCAACCAAACAGAAACAAGTGAAAATTGCGTCAGAAAACAACAAAATGATACCGGCATCATCCACAATCCCAGGGCTGAAGCCCTGGGCTATAATCGTATATAGCCCAGGGCTTCAGCACATAATAGTCCTAAAAGCAAACATCTCTCAAAACCCCAAAGCCAATACCCCACCTTAAACCCAAACACACCGTCTTAGATCACAACAAATATAGCCCAGGGCTTCAGCCCTGGGATCACGGTAAATACGGACGCAACAACGCAGCAATAAAAGTAAGATGATGATTATCATGCTCTGCAACAAAGTACAGGAAATCGGCCAGCGAAAGTTCCTGTCCCAATCGGGGATGCAGGGATTTTTTCTCCAGTACTGCCACTGGAAAATGTTCTACTCTTTTGATAAAATTATCTCTGAGCTGGCGGAAGTGATATATCATTTCATTGATAGGATACTGATTGTAATGGGCGGCCCAGGTGGCTTTGTTATCAGGATCTCCCGGGCGCAGTTCATGTCCTGACTGCAAATCCTCGAGTCTGCTGTCATGCAGAATTTCTATATCGGACAGATGCCCGATATGTTCTTTCACAGACCATTTGCCGCCCTCCCGGATCTCCATCAGGTCCTCTGATACCAGTACGGTCATTTCGTCCAGCCGGGGTGCTGTGGCGCGCAGACGCTCGATAAAAAAAGGAATGTAAGCGGGAGTATACCCAAACTGAAAATGACGTTCAGACCATTTCAAAAGTTCCATAACAAACCATTTATCGGATTCTTTGAAGAGGTTCTCATTTATTGTAACGCCTTGCAAAAGCGAATTGTTGCCTCCTTCGGCTAGCAGCATCTTCCGTTCATATCTTTTTCCTTCCGGATATAGGCGAATGATTCAAATTAGCCGGGTAAACAAACACCAAAATCAATCACTTTTATGAGAAAATTAACCGGGCAGATCTTATATATTCGTAAACAACAGGGATCCTGGAATCCGGCAAATGGTGTGAAGTAGGGTGATCCCCTACTCCACACGTGTTCCTTACAACCAGTTGTGAAAACGCCGGATGAACCAGTTCTTCACCAGCTGGGTTAACACACAATAGCTGACAAGTATTCCAATCAGGAAAGGAAAATACTGCATAGGCAAGGGTTGCATCCGCAGTGCGCCAGCCAGTGGAGAAAACGGCAGCAGTATACCGAAGGCCATCACCAGTGTAGTCAGTGCCAGCACCGGCGCGGTGGCCCAGCTTTGTAAAAACGGAATCTTCCGGGTACGGATCATATGCACGATCAGTGTCTGTGATAACAATCCTTCTATAAACCAGCCACTCTGGAAAAAAGCCTGATGCTCCGGTGCGTTGGCTTTGAAAAAATAATATAACAAGGCAAATGTCGCATAGTCAAAAACAGAACTGATAGGTCCTATAAAAACCATGAACCGCGCAATACCGGACGCATCCCACTTTTTAGGCTCATCAATGTATTCCTTGTCCATACGGTCCCAGGGAATGGATATCTGGGAGATATCGTACAACAGGTTCTGCACCAGCAACTGAATAGGCAGCATTGGCAGGAAAGGCAGGAAAGCGCTCGCTCCCAGCATACTGAACATATTCCCGAAATTGCTGCTGGCCGTCATTTTGATATACTTGATGATATTGCCGAAAGTTCTTCTGCCATAAATCACACCTTTGCGTAAAACAGTCAGGTCTTTTTCCAGCAGAATAATATCAGCACTTTCCTTGGCTATATCGGTGGCGGTGTCTACGGAAATTCCCACATCTGCTTCGCGCAGGGCGGCCGCATCATTAATACCATCTCCCATAAAACCAACAGTGTGACCTTTCGCCTGCAATACTTTCACCACACGGGTTTTCTGCACCGGGCTCAGTTTGGCAAAGATGCTGATGTTGTCTATTTCGCGTGTCAGCTCTGCATCAGAGATGCTATCAAGTTGAGGACCCAGCAAAATATTATTGATGGGGATACCTACGTCGCGACATATTTTTTTTGTAACGATCTCGTTGTCACCGGTCAGCACTTTCAGCGATACGCCCAGTTGATGCAGCGCTTCAATGGAAGGCTTTGCAGATGGTTTGGCAGGGTCCAGGAAACCAATAAATCCTGTCAGTATCATATCGCATTCATCGGCTACTCCGTAAGTCAGTGCCCGGCTGTCAAACTCCTTGATAGCTACCAGTAGTACCCGCAGACCTTCTTCATTCAGCTTGCGGGAAACATTGAGAATGTACCGGCGCATAGCTTCATCCAACACCATCACCTTATCATTCTCAATGTGCAGTTCTTTGTCTTCTCCGGGGTTAAAAGCATATGAACAAAGGGCCAGCATTTCTTCTACCGCACCTTTGCAGATCAGCAGGTGCTTGCCATCGCGTTGCTGCAGGATGACAGACATACGGCGGCGCTGAAAGTCGAATGGTATTTCATCTATTTTGGTAAAACGATCATCTGCCTGCAGATGCTCATGTACTTCCACATGTTCCAGTACAGCCTGGTCCAGCAGGTTTTTCAACCCGGTCTGGTGATAACTGTTGAGATAAGCCCATTTCAGCACTTCTTCATCTTCTTCGCCCAATACGTTAAGATGTCTTTCCAGTACAATTTTATCAATAGTAAGCGTGCCGGTTTTGTCGGTGCACAAAATATCCATGGCACCGATGTTCTGGATAGCGTTGAGTCTTTTTACGATCACTTTTCTTTTGCTCATGCTTACTGCTCCTTTGGCGAGGTTAGCAGTTACGATCATGGGCAGCATTTCGGGTGTCAGTCCAACGGCAACGGCTATAGCAAAAAGCAGTGCTTCTATCCAGTCGTGTTTTACCATGCCATTGATCACAAAAATGAGTGGTACCATCACCAGCATAAATCGGATCAGCAGCCAGCTGACGCTGTTAACACCTTTATCGAAGCTGGTTTCAGCTCTTTTGCCGGTGAGTGTTTTACTGAAGGAACCGAAATAGGTCTGGTCGCCGGTATTAATAGCGATAGCGGTAGCGGCGCCACTGACTACGTTGGTACCCATGTAACAGATATTTTCCAGTTCAAAGGGCATGCGTCTTTCGGCGTCTGCAATACTGAACTCCTGCTTTTCCAGGGGAAGAGCCTCTCCGCTAAGCATGGCCTGGCTTACAAACAGATCTTTGGATTGTAACACCCGGCAATCTGCAGGTATCATATCGCCGGCAGATAGCTGGAAAATATCGCCTGGTACTATCTCCCGGATCGGGATCTCCTGACTGCCGGTGGCATGTCTTAATACCAGCGCGGTAGTTTTTACCATGCTCTGCAGTTTTTCTGCGGCCCTGTTGCTGCGGTATTCCTGCCAGAAACGCAATACTGAGCTGAGTACCA
Encoded proteins:
- a CDS encoding RagB/SusD family nutrient uptake outer membrane protein, which encodes MKQTLYITGCLLLTLAFFSCSNVLEKENLNSVDKEAIWTDPNLVRLFLNNIYANRPGFDNANPPIVDNICDETRIGASTGNPFNILAGVWTPSSGYFDYWAYDDVRKANEFIEGLQQKSTISEDLKKQYLGEAKFLRAITYFDMVKRYGGVPIITAPQKLTDDLAVKRNTVDECYQFIVKECEEAAALLPEKGKTASGRATKGAAMALKARALLFYASQLYNTTNDKTRWEAAAKAAQDVIDLKAYSLYPDVRRIMLDKSNQEVIFEVQYSKPDKEHGWDAQAKPLSIANGIGPKRCPLQELVDAFPMANGKSIFQAGSGYDPNDPYTGRDKRFYATIVYNGSEYCGRTQYTHIKDSLNGLGFSFCTTTGYYQRKGVDETNKGYSSGKGSDQNWIEIRYAEILLSYAEARNEASGPDNSVLGALNELRARAGINVPLGTDIQQDSMRTLIRNERYVELCYEMKRYWDLRRWKIAERPDVLNGRRYTGMKITPVGNGWKYERIVVDPKNSVFTPNMYYMPIPFNELLKNGNLTQNSGW
- a CDS encoding SusC/RagA family TonB-linked outer membrane protein encodes the protein MKITISQLFLSLVLTGVTYAGSTKGQSVLDKTVNLSAQSSSLEDMLTALEHIVPVKFVYSRNIVPASKQVTIEGRQWKLASLLNKMLTPEGIGYEMSNGMIVLSRLKPGEALPGSMPATSPPGPEPLTAVPPGHIIKGTVTDAKGEGLPGVAVILKGSTKGVLTDPTGHYQLEIADNTGTLVFKLIGYITQEVPVAAANNVHIKMELAATDMNEVVVVGYGTQKKTSITGAVATVNTKELKQAPTSNLSNALVGLMPGLIAQNTSGKPGAGSSISIRGKSTWGNNDALIVVDGVVRPFDQLDPNEVESVTILKDAAAAAVYGARAANGVVLVTTRRGHTGKPKFNYSGYAGIQQPTRYPKLMSAYEYAQTNNAARINAGQDPSKPQFAPLFYTADQMADFQSGKVGTDWYAASFRKTSLQTQHNLTIDGGSENIKYFFSGGYLSQDGMYNNISYNRYSFRSNVDARINKTLTITVDIDGRIGKNRSPEFTDATIFGHVIRQKPVFNAYNPDGTPKNTTGEHPVEEINSKGYMRNDLSTFFGTISFKQDLNVITKGLNITGRYNYNKNNNFRKEFDVPYTMYDLDANGKVISTKTVGKNLTKTELSQAMEQNSGSTVNLALNYARSFGRHNLSGLLLYEQFTSVADTFNAYRTNYPSILVDQLGAGGAIDRNNDGYAAETGRRSYVGRVSYDYDARYLLEASFRYDGSANFPKGRRYGLFPAVSAGWRISEENFFKNSNALRFVDNLKLRASYGVLGNDRVPNFQYNDYYTFDKPAVFDGKVDQSVIYGPYPNLNITWEKAKTTDIGLEALLFKGKLGFEADYFYKRTSDILRPRTASVPGTFGRQLPDENYAVVDNTGFEVSVNHRGTIGKLNYFIKANGSYAHNTVIVLDEGDNTPFYRKRKGKPIDYIYGLRSDGLFQSAKEVYNSPVQYAKNTAQPGDIKYLDLNGDGIVDDYDMTVLSYDGTTPKVILGLYISADWKGFDLGMLFQGAFKSNMMLSGTGRNMFDNGGNSNSFAYLLDYWTPDNPGAAYPRAYLDRNSNNDRDSDFWLKKTGYVRLKSFELGYTIPKQLLRGIERLRIYASGLNVFTIDQFKLFDPESTAGKGNYYPQQKNYNIGVNLTF
- a CDS encoding FecR family protein translates to MIVRVPVNVMKEINIPPPELIRKYLDGQCTDAEALQIQQWYASFEGAADPLQELSAEEQTALGQRMLDQVLQQTGQPSVPGKHLKVLYRVLQAAAVVLVLWGAGYYWFSKDRGTPAGQPPMQAISNTSTNIRQYQLSDGTIVWLKPGARLLYADDFGSKHRRVSMTGEVFFDVATRSSLPFTVEAGELTTRVLGTSFSVKMQGNRTEVTVITGKVAVEDPATEKTTAVLQPAQRITYDGSRIVRDSLSLTTPSIWEGSHLNFDNVEVYTIIQALNERFAVDIAVSDTSLAHYFLKADFTGMHLAAILEMLEKSLDAHYEIKGNSIILEKNQANSRDMKK
- a CDS encoding RNA polymerase sigma-70 factor, giving the protein MERYTDDELLALLREESTAAFVEIYQRYWRGLYTAASRRVKSRELAEEMIQDLFTGLWMNRSLLQVNVSLQAYLYTSIRNQVLNHFEKEDVRKRYREQLKATATEQDHSMEEAINSNDLSGLLARQVARLPSKCREVYLMSRQQHIPNREIAARMQISEKTVESHLTKALKILKGQLKDALVSLFL
- a CDS encoding DinB family protein, whose translation is MELLKWSERHFQFGYTPAYIPFFIERLRATAPRLDEMTVLVSEDLMEIREGGKWSVKEHIGHLSDIEILHDSRLEDLQSGHELRPGDPDNKATWAAHYNQYPINEMIYHFRQLRDNFIKRVEHFPVAVLEKKSLHPRLGQELSLADFLYFVAEHDNHHLTFIAALLRPYLP
- the mgtA gene encoding magnesium-translocating P-type ATPase, encoding MIKTAAGRIRRHIPFTTQVTADGFNIIAAKKLRHVARSDRATSMGILDSQEGGLTESQVQTKQKLFGLNEVTHIKSPAWYRQLLQAFINPFIGVLIVIAIISLIMDVFLAAPGDRDYKTVMVVGVMVVLSSVLRFWQEYRSNRAAEKLQSMVKTTALVLRHATGSQEIPIREIVPGDIFQLSAGDMIPADCRVLQSKDLFVSQAMLSGEALPLEKQEFSIADAERRMPFELENICYMGTNVVSGAATAIAINTGDQTYFGSFSKTLTGKRAETSFDKGVNSVSWLLIRFMLVMVPLIFVINGMVKHDWIEALLFAIAVAVGLTPEMLPMIVTANLAKGAVSMSKRKVIVKRLNAIQNIGAMDILCTDKTGTLTIDKIVLERHLNVLGEEDEEVLKWAYLNSYHQTGLKNLLDQAVLEHVEVHEHLQADDRFTKIDEIPFDFQRRRMSVILQQRDGKHLLICKGAVEEMLALCSYAFNPGEDKELHIENDKVMVLDEAMRRYILNVSRKLNEEGLRVLLVAIKEFDSRALTYGVADECDMILTGFIGFLDPAKPSAKPSIEALHQLGVSLKVLTGDNEIVTKKICRDVGIPINNILLGPQLDSISDAELTREIDNISIFAKLSPVQKTRVVKVLQAKGHTVGFMGDGINDAAALREADVGISVDTATDIAKESADIILLEKDLTVLRKGVIYGRRTFGNIIKYIKMTASSNFGNMFSMLGASAFLPFLPMLPIQLLVQNLLYDISQISIPWDRMDKEYIDEPKKWDASGIARFMVFIGPISSVFDYATFALLYYFFKANAPEHQAFFQSGWFIEGLLSQTLIVHMIRTRKIPFLQSWATAPVLALTTLVMAFGILLPFSPLAGALRMQPLPMQYFPFLIGILVSYCVLTQLVKNWFIRRFHNWL